CCTCTTCATGAGTCATCAATCCCTGAGGAGTACTTACAATTAAGAGACCGAACCCCTTTGCAGGGAGGTATCTTTTTTCAAATTTTTCAAATTCATTCTTTTTAACAGCGTATCTTGGTTTAATTGCACCACACTTGTTTATCTGTCCTATTAACTCTACCTTGTATATTCCTCCTCTACCGTCCTCTATATACTCAAAGTTCCCAATATAACCGTTATCCTGCATAACCTTTAATACTCTACCTATCAACTTAGAGGCTGGTTTTATATACACTACCTTTTTTCCCACCCTCTCACAGTTGGAGAGGTGATTTAAAGCATTTGCAAGGGGATCCATCAGGCTCATGTTTATACCTCCTAAATTTTTTAATCAAGTTTTTTAAATCCTAACTTTGGAGCTAACTCTCTAAAACACTGCCTACATAGATTTAACCCGTACTTCCTAATTATACCTCTACCTTCCCTTCCACATCTCCTACATACTCTGTGACTCGACCTCTTCTTTTCCTGTACCTTTGCCATATTTTCACCTCCTTATTCTTCTTCAACTATATCGATGTTAAATGTTGTTCTTATATACTCAATAGCTTCTTCCTTCTTTACATGATGTCTTTTTGGAATTTTACTCCTTCTAATCCTTCTTCTTTTAACCCTGTAACCGGGTTTTTCAAGAGTTACACATACATCCATTCCAAAGATACCGATCTCGGGATCGTACTTCTGTCCTGGAAAGTCGATATGTTCGGGGATACCGAAGGAGAAGTTACCACATTCATCAAAGGAGTAAGAATATAAGGTTTTTCCAGCAGTTTTAAATGCAATAAATGCATTTTTTAAGAATTCCTCGGCCTTCTTACCCCTAAGTGTAACTTTTAACCCTATTGGAAGTTTCTTCCTTATACCAAATGCAGGGTTTGTCTGTTTAGCACGAGTTCTAACAGGTTTCTGTCCAGTAAGTTCCTCAAGTACCTTTTCCCCTTTTAATAGCCTATCTCCACTTTCCCCTACTCCCATATTAACAGTAACCTTCTCAATTCTGGGTTTACGCATGGGCTGTTTTTCCCATAACTCCAAGTGTGACATCCCTTTCACCTATTTATAGGTTTTTCAATGCAGATAGAACAGGTTCCTCATCACCTACTACAAATACGTAATCTTTGATAGTTTTGAACTTTTCTCCATCCTTTGTTTCAAGTGTTACTATGTCGGGATGGAGTTTCCTTTTCTCTATACTTACTATCCTTGCAATTTCACCGATATTCTTACCTCCTGTAATGTAGGCTAACTTACCTTCTTCAAATGGAATATGACCTAGTAATTTTTGCTCTGGGATAGCGAGTATTACAGTATCCCCAGTTTTATAGACGTCTTCTTCAGCCTTAGTTGGATCCGAAACGTATATAATATGGTTCCTACCGTCGTGGAGGTTTAACTGAATATGTCCTCCTTTTATAACAGTCTTGTTCTTAATTCTACATAACTTTATATCCTTTCTATCTGTTTCCTTTAAGGTAATTCTACCTTTTTTATCGAATAGAACTAAGAAATCTTCTTTGGTATCGGGAATGGAGAGTATATCCATCAACCCAACAGGGAATCTATGTTCCTTCCTTACAACTCCATCAACTAATATTTTACCCATCTTAATAATCTTCTTAGCCTCTCTCCCGTTATCTGCATAACCTAACACATCTCTTATTATCAATTGAAGGGGTAAAGAATTCTCTATGGAATGTGGACCTGGAATAGGTTTAGTGACGAACTTTTTAACTTTCCTTGGAAGTTTCCACTTTGCCGGAGCAGGTAATCTTTTCAAATGCTTCTTACCTCCTTTACTTGCCATTATTTACACCTCTCTATTTTTTATCTATCCTCTCTAAGAATTTGAACCTCCTCTCATCTGACTCATCTAACTTTATTATCATTACATTAGATGGATGTATTGGGTAGGGCACTTCCTTACCATTCTGCTTCTTGATAAAAGCTCCCTCTACATGTATCTTATAGGACTTGTAATCAACCTTTAAAACCTTTCCTTCAACATTTTTAAAATCTCCTCTCATTATCCTTACAACATCCCCTTTCCTTACAGGGAGTGCATTTTTCTTATACTTCTCCTTCAGCTCCTTTGAAAGCATTGCAGACATTATCTGGTGTCTTCTATGAAGGGGTGCGTTGAATAACGCCTTCCTCTGTTTTCTTGGCTGTTTAGATCTTGTCAGGGCTACCATTTCTATCCACCCTTAATTTTATAATTTTATACTATTATTCTAGCCAGTCTTGCTATACCAGGCCACCTCTCGGCAGCCTCTTTTGCAACAGGACCCTTTATCTCTGAACCCTTTGGGTTTCCATCTGGAGTAACTATTACAGCGGCGTTATCTTCAAATTTAATCCTAGTACCATCTGGTCTCCTGTACTCCTTCCTCTGTCTAATTATTATAGCTGGTAGTACCTGTTTCCTCATCTCGGGAGTTCCTTTTTTAACCGAGACAACAACCATACTACCTACTCCTGCAGAAGGTAGTCTCCTTGCAACACCTTTGTAGTTCTTAACTGCAATAATTTCCAACTCCTTTGCTCCAGTGTTATCTGCACATATAACTCTAGCTCCAGTTGGTAGAGCCCTAGTTATCTTTGAACCAATACCTTTCATAGTATCACCTTATTCTCCCTCTTCTATCTTCTCGATAACTACAAAGGCCTTAGTCTTGCTGAGAGGCCTACACTCTGCAATTCTTACTTTATCTCCAACCTTTGCATGGATACATGGAGGATTGTGAGCAACTATTTTACTGGTTCTCTTTTCATACCTTTCATACTTTGGTATATATCTAATAATCTCCCTTTTAACTACAACAGTTTTATGTGCTCTATCACTTACTACAACACCTTCAAATATCTGTCCCCTCACAGATAACTTACCATGGAATGGACAGTGAGGATCATCACAGGTATTTTCTGGATACTTAACATCTATACCTATATTTCTCGTCTTTGTCATAGTACTACCTCCATCCTTTGATTTTTGAGAATAGATAGAATAAATAGTATATAAATATTATATCTATAAGTAAAAGAAAGATTAGAATATGAAAAATTAACCTTTTAGAGATAATACTAAAAAGTATTTAAAAGTTTCGTCCAAATAATAAAAACAGTGTTAATAAGGATAGATATTTTTAATTTTCTTCTTCAATCTATCCTCAGGCCTACCTATTAAGAGACTACCTATAACTTTGACATACTTATCTTTCAATTTAAATTTAAACACTGCAACATCCTTAGGTATAATTATTTCCTTACCGTTGTATTTCTCTATAATAAGGGTATTTCTCGTCTCATCAACAACTCTACCTTTTATACCTACCAATGACGGGTTGGATGCCTCCACGATCTCTACATCCAACCCTATTAGCTCATGTCTAAGTATGTTGTAAGGCGTTATCATAGTTATCTGATCTCAATAGTATCTTTGGAGAAACCCATCTTGATAAGTGCTTCCTCTACTCTCTTTCTCTGATCTCCCTGGAGTTCTATGGAATCTTTCTTTACCGTCCCTCCACATGCACAGAAATCCTTTAACTTCTTTGCAAGATCTTTTATATCTATCAGATCTGTATCTATACCTTCTATAATAGTCATTAACTTTCCAAACCTTCTCTTTGTAACGTAAATTTTTATTTTTTGTTCCTCCTTAGCAATTTCCTCACATACACATAGTTCCTTAGGTAGCCCACACCTTGGACAGATCTCGGGCATTACTGCACCTCTAATTTATTAATGTTTTTTATACATTATAAATCAATAATTATGTATGTGAGTTATCCCGCCCTTAAAGGACGGAGCTTCCTCCATTCAGCCGACCTTTGTAGTTCCGGCCTCATGGAGAAGTTTAAGACTTCATAACTTTCCGTTTTGACGAACTCGTTATCCGTCGGACTAATAATATTAGGGTTTTATCAGAACCGCCTTAATTATTGGTAAAGTCATATATTTAAACTTTTATTTAAACTTTTCCATCCCAAAAGGGCAAGGTTTCTAGTTATAACTTTTATTGTTTACTATATTCCCTTCTCTTTTCATTCATAATGGTGTATATCCTTGCTATAGTTCTCCTTATCTCCCTCATCCTACCTGGATTTGAAGGAGCTCCACTGGTAGCCTTATTGGTGTACTCCTTAAGGAGTTCTCTCTTCAACTCCATCAGCTTCTCCTTCATCTCAGAGATACTCATCTCCCTGATTTCTTGAGGTCTCAGTATTGCCATACTTTCACCTCTTTACTATTCTTCAACTTCACTTATTTCCCCTTTCTTTTCCCCTTCTTCCTCCTTTATAATGACTTCATCAGGTAGTATAACATCTGGAGGTACAAGTTTTACAGTTACTCCAATTACTCCTAACTTCAGCTTTGCTATTCTATGGGCCTTTCTAACAAGAACCTCAGAAGGCTCTCCACAGTGTTTCATATACCCCTCCATAAACTTTTCAGTCCTAGCTCTTTCCCCAGTTAATTTACCTGAGATAATTACTACAACTCCTTTAGCTCCTGCCCCCATTACCCTTCTAACTGCCGCATGAGCAACTCTCCTAAAGTGCATACCTCTTTCAAGGGCAGAAGCTATCTTTTGGGCAACAATTGCAGGATCTAGATCAGGATTTTCAACCTGTTTTACCTCTATCTGTGGATTCACTACACCAAACTCCTTTGCAATTGTTTCTGTTAGTTCTTTTACAAGCCTACCCTTTCTACCAATTACGAGACCTGGTTTCTCGGCGTATATGATAATTCTCGTTCCAATAGGTGTTTTTTTCATCTCCATATGACTATATCCTGCCCTAGTCAATCTATTCTTTAGATACTCGTCTACAAGTGCCTCAGTAACATGTTCCTTTACAAACACCCTCTCGATCATACACCTCACCCTATTTTATTTTATTAGTATTCCTCTAATATTACCTGGATATGTACAGTCTCCTGGAACTTTGGTGTAGCTCTACCATAAGCCCTTGGCATGTATCTCTTTATAGTAAACCCCTTATTCGAAGAAATATGTTTTATTCTGAGTTTATCTACATTCAATCCTTTATACTCTGCATTCTTCTTAGCACTCTCTAAAACTTTCAATATCTCTCTCGCAGCCTTCTGTGGATATCTTGCTGCAGCCCAGCCGTACTTACCTTTCTTATGAGGAACATCTTTTCCATGTCTCTTAAATGGCACTGGCTGTTTCAACTCAATTACCCTCCTTAGATATCCCATAGCTTCATCAAGTTTCATACCGTTTATTTCTCTACATATCTCTACAGCATGTTTCCTGGATATCCTAAGAGCCCTGCCCATAGCCCTGGCAGTTTTATTTGGATTTGTCTCAATTTTATACTTTAATTTCCCCATACCTCTCACCTTTAACTTTTATTATTG
The genomic region above belongs to Methanofervidicoccus abyssi and contains:
- a CDS encoding 30S ribosomal protein S4e is translated as MASKGGKKHLKRLPAPAKWKLPRKVKKFVTKPIPGPHSIENSLPLQLIIRDVLGYADNGREAKKIIKMGKILVDGVVRKEHRFPVGLMDILSIPDTKEDFLVLFDKKGRITLKETDRKDIKLCRIKNKTVIKGGHIQLNLHDGRNHIIYVSDPTKAEEDVYKTGDTVILAIPEQKLLGHIPFEEGKLAYITGGKNIGEIARIVSIEKRKLHPDIVTLETKDGEKFKTIKDYVFVVGDEEPVLSALKNL
- the rplX gene encoding 50S ribosomal protein L24; the encoded protein is MVALTRSKQPRKQRKALFNAPLHRRHQIMSAMLSKELKEKYKKNALPVRKGDVVRIMRGDFKNVEGKVLKVDYKSYKIHVEGAFIKKQNGKEVPYPIHPSNVMIIKLDESDERRFKFLERIDKK
- the rpmC gene encoding 50S ribosomal protein L29, which translates into the protein MAILRPQEIREMSISEMKEKLMELKRELLKEYTNKATSGAPSNPGRMREIRRTIARIYTIMNEKRREYSKQ
- a CDS encoding 50S ribosomal protein L14 translates to MKGIGSKITRALPTGARVICADNTGAKELEIIAVKNYKGVARRLPSAGVGSMVVVSVKKGTPEMRKQVLPAIIIRQRKEYRRPDGTRIKFEDNAAVIVTPDGNPKGSEIKGPVAKEAAERWPGIARLARIIV
- the yciH gene encoding stress response translation initiation inhibitor YciH translates to MPEICPRCGLPKELCVCEEIAKEEQKIKIYVTKRRFGKLMTIIEGIDTDLIDIKDLAKKLKDFCACGGTVKKDSIELQGDQRKRVEEALIKMGFSKDTIEIR
- a CDS encoding 30S ribosomal protein S17; translated protein: MTKTRNIGIDVKYPENTCDDPHCPFHGKLSVRGQIFEGVVVSDRAHKTVVVKREIIRYIPKYERYEKRTSKIVAHNPPCIHAKVGDKVRIAECRPLSKTKAFVVIEKIEEGE
- a CDS encoding 50S ribosomal protein L5, whose amino-acid sequence is MSHLELWEKQPMRKPRIEKVTVNMGVGESGDRLLKGEKVLEELTGQKPVRTRAKQTNPAFGIRKKLPIGLKVTLRGKKAEEFLKNAFIAFKTAGKTLYSYSFDECGNFSFGIPEHIDFPGQKYDPEIGIFGMDVCVTLEKPGYRVKRRRIRRSKIPKRHHVKKEEAIEYIRTTFNIDIVEEE
- a CDS encoding 50S ribosomal protein L22 yields the protein MGKLKYKIETNPNKTARAMGRALRISRKHAVEICREINGMKLDEAMGYLRRVIELKQPVPFKRHGKDVPHKKGKYGWAAARYPQKAAREILKVLESAKKNAEYKGLNVDKLRIKHISSNKGFTIKRYMPRAYGRATPKFQETVHIQVILEEY
- the rnp1 gene encoding ribonuclease P protein component 1, whose protein sequence is MITPYNILRHELIGLDVEIVEASNPSLVGIKGRVVDETRNTLIIEKYNGKEIIIPKDVAVFKFKLKDKYVKVIGSLLIGRPEDRLKKKIKNIYPY
- a CDS encoding 30S ribosomal protein S8, translated to MSLMDPLANALNHLSNCERVGKKVVYIKPASKLIGRVLKVMQDNGYIGNFEYIEDGRGGIYKVELIGQINKCGAIKPRYAVKKNEFEKFEKRYLPAKGFGLLIVSTPQGLMTHEEAKAKGIGGRLISYVY
- a CDS encoding 30S ribosomal protein S3, which encodes MIERVFVKEHVTEALVDEYLKNRLTRAGYSHMEMKKTPIGTRIIIYAEKPGLVIGRKGRLVKELTETIAKEFGVVNPQIEVKQVENPDLDPAIVAQKIASALERGMHFRRVAHAAVRRVMGAGAKGVVVIISGKLTGERARTEKFMEGYMKHCGEPSEVLVRKAHRIAKLKLGVIGVTVKLVPPDVILPDEVIIKEEEGEKKGEISEVEE
- a CDS encoding 30S ribosomal protein S14 is translated as MAKVQEKKRSSHRVCRRCGREGRGIIRKYGLNLCRQCFRELAPKLGFKKLD